AGCCACTGCTTCAACAGCAGTATCCTTAAGAACATCCACAACATCACCGATGAGCTCAAACTTATCTGGCTTATCAATACCCGTAGTCGACATATGCCGATAAAAGGACATGCCGGGGCTAGGAAGAAAAGCTTATTGGGAGCATTTTCTATCTTGGAACAGCACACCAAAGCCTGAGGATGAATTATTAAACCCAGTTCCAAAATATCTTTGTTGAACAAAATCACCAGGTTTTTTATGAGATTGGAACTCATTCGAAGGTTGATTTTTACGGTCATCTTCATGGAGAACGTAAGCAAACGATGGTTGATATCGTCTAGCCATTATGGTTACTCTATTGCAAAGACTACGCCTAAACGCCATTGATTCGAATAACTAAAAATCCCTCCAACGAAATGAGAATAAAGtcaaaatgatcaaaattaaaaCATAAGAAAAGCAAGATAAACGCATCGAGATTCAGTTATTTACCGATCAACACAAACAATCACTTAGAAATGGCAATAGAGTAAGATTTATGAAGCAAAATCTGGGAATTTCAAACAGtgaaaaatattaaatgaaaGTAAGAATCAAATGGTCACCATGTTAAATCTTGTGTTGAGAATAGAAAAGGTTTCCTCAGGTGCTTAGACGAAGAAGCCGCTCATCGAACAGAACAAGGTTTAATTCCCAGGCTTTTTGTTCTTCCTCCCGCGTACCTTTTGGGTGGTATGTCCCTCCTTTCGCTGTATAAAGATTGGGCCACCATTGACGATCGTAAAGGCTAATGGATTTGTTTTCTTACAAAGGAACTTTGCCCAATAGATAATGGGAAATCTGCCGGCCTTTTAACATCTTTGGAATTGTTGTTGTAGAACCAACATTTCAACCCATTTTAACCGTACTTTATTTTAGGTTAAAATCTGCCATAAGTCCTTGAACTGTttacaaatttagaatttagccTTTATATTTTTGTTTCAAAAAATTTAGCCTctattttttcaaatttcaaaattcagatcTAACTGATCTCACTTTTTTTTGTTAAATCTTttgatgtgatattttgaaataaaaattttactcACTTAAGGGCCATTTAACAAAAAACAATGACATTGTAGTGAACCTTAATTTAACAATataattttaacaatgttaatagcttgacttaatttttaaatctaaaaaatagagaaactaatttttaaaaataaaaatacataaactaaattttaaatttaaaatatacaataACATAGGGCATATTTTAATATAGTTAGTTACTTTAGTTGTTTTACTTAAACTCTTAAAATATCATTCTCTTATCACTTAGATTCTTTCTTAAGTTTAACCACCAATTTAGACATCAAATGTTAGTTCATATTTGAtatgaaatatatttaaaatatatatatcatatgttAAGCTCATTTATATCTTTTACATGAATAACTTGAATATAACTTGTTAAACAAAACAATCATCATGACTTTTAGTGGTATTATGTTTTTCTAACATAAATATACATGCAATTAAACTTTGATCCATATATGTTAAATATGTTTCATATTAgatcttaattaaaatttaacactCAAAATGATATTAAACCGGTGAAAAATCTTGATTGGTATCAAGGATAAAGCTAAAAATTTGTTTAGGTAAATAGAAATAAGATTATAAAATTCGAGGAGGCCAAAGTTAAACATTTTTTATTAAAAGGACCTAATTCAAATTATTAATTATTCAAAAGAGCTAGAATAATAAAATGTTCCatttaattaaaagttaaaaaaaaaaaagcacctAGATTGGATCTTTTAATTTTGGATAGgaacttaaaaaataaattatccaTTTAACTAAGAGGCTAAGGCCGCTAACTAGAGTTGTTTGTGGGTCAGTTTCAAAATGTTTTTCATGCTTAAGCCTATGGTTAGGTTAATCTAACCTATCCAACAAGcctattttactattaaaaataataagatatttatttgatattatatatattataattaaaataaaaattttaatatatatattttattatttaatttgaatttgTAATGAATTTGATTAGCCTAACATATAAAAAAACATTATCCAAAGCCGAATCAAGTTGAATCGAATTTATCTAACCAGGCAAACTAATCACCGTTTCGACAAATTTACTGAATACGTACCTAATTGATATGTTATTAAAACTTTAAGATTTTAAATTTATGGACTAATTAAGGACATTAGAAATAAAATAACGAAGATATCAATTAATCCGACGTGGCAGATCGTATTTGTTAAATAACTAACACCATCTAATGCTGAGCTGTACGCGGAATATTCCCTAATTTAGTAATTACCCACAAAACTTCTGTGACGTAATAATTATGATCCCTAATTAAAGACGGACTTGAAATCTAATTATTGTACAATTGATAGAAAGTTAAAATCCGCCTTTCCCACGGTCTTATATAAGTATCAGTTTCTGTTCGCCCAGGAAGGTTTAATCGTTTTGTTGTTCGCAGCCTTGGCAACCAAATCATCGCAATTTTGCAATATATTTTTCCCCCTTTTATTTCCCTTGTCCGAAGAAACAACAttgaaaaccctaaccctagccacatCTTCACCCAAATCTTTAATTATTTGCGCTTTTCTCATCAAAATTCATCAAATCATCGGAATCGGTTAGTTTCGATTTCAAATCTTTTATCCCTTTTCTCGAATCCGTCTTATATAATCTGCAAATCGATATCTGTACTGtgaattagttttgatttaagAATTACTTTATTTGTTGACCCTATTTTTCCTATCTCTTACGGTggaactgatttttttttttaaattttaaaatatgtcaGATGGCAGCTAAACCGCTTACAAGTGAAGCAATCGCTCTGGCAGAAAAGAAGATGGACATGACATTGGGTGAGCTATTAGCTGTTTGCGCATTGTTAAGTTGTTCTTTTGACGAGAAACGGATttctaattttttgtttttttctttggaTTTAGATGATATCATTAAAATGTCAAAAACTAGTTCAAATAAAACCAAGAAGCAGCGAAGGGTACTGGTAAGAAATTTCTTCCTCAAGGGAAAAAATATTGTTTCTAATATTGAGGTGATATtctaatattttctattttttaccATCAGAATAAAGGTCCGAAACCTTTTAGTAATGCTGCTAAAGCAAAGGCTTTGAAGGTTCGACAGTATATGGATTCGCGGTCCTCTGTCAGACAGGTGTGGATTTTTACTGCTGTTGATAAAAAATTCGCAGTACATTCTTGTTGCAGACATTGCCTTTAACCATGTATATTTGCTTTCTACTCTGTGTATGATAATCAGGGAGTTCTAGCTCAAAGAAGATCAAACATCCCGGGGAATCAATTCCCTTTGGCAGCTGAGGCTGCACGCAGGGCTGCAGTTGCCCCAGTTCGAATTAAGAATGTAAATGGCGTCAGGGTGGCTAATTTGAACAAACCTAGGTAAATGGATTTTAATAGCTCATATTGATGCTCTATGCTAGAAGCTATGATTCTAATAGCTGATTTTTTTCATTGAATCATTGCAGGTAAATAATGGATCTTCTACAATATTGATGACCTCTGGAAAGTGGTCCTGGTTAACTTAATTCAAGTTGCATGTTATGTGGAACTCCCtatattttttattacttttctTGCGGAGAAGTGGCCTAACTTGGTGTTAtcttgaaagtttagggtttttgtGCACGCTACCCAAAATAGTATGCTTTTAGTTCTTTATTTCCTTGATGTGCAATGCTCGTTAATCAGGTTAAGTGGTGCTGATCGTGGAATTGGTTTTCTGCCATATGGGATGGATATTGAAGCATGGAGTAGCAAGTGTTAAATGTGTTTATCATGTTTGAAGCGGGTGGATCTAGAGAAGTAACATTACTAATTTGATAATTGCAACCGCACAAGAGCTGTATGCATGCATTCCGAGGAATGACGTTGTTATGTGATTGGACAAACTTTTTGAAATGTCAATTGGGTAGTCTGCTTACATGCTTATGTGTGCTGTAGCTCCATCTGCTTGGTCATTGCCCTGATTTTGATTTTCTTCATCAATTAGCTTTGGCCACTTAAGATTCTTTGACTAACAACTTTAGTTATTTGGAGGTTGCTTATCCATCAATTTTCACAACTAGTTTTAACCTGTCAGAGGCTATGGTTTAACCGAATGAGCCATTTTTTCCGAGTCTAGCATTGATTCTTCATTCTTCCAATCATTTCTATCATTTCTAGGATGCCACTTAATTGCCTATTTTGTGACTGGGTTTTAGCTATGTTTGAGAACCTTGGATTGATAGTCACAGTAATACATGACTTGAAATGCATGCTTGTTGGCAAAGATAACAGTTTGCTGCCACTGGTGCCATCTTGAAATTTTCTAGCTAGAAGTGAAGCAGGAATAATATCGGATTGGGAGGAATTTTGAAAGGGACTTGGTTGTTTTTATCTAGTTAATTCGGATGTAAATTGACATCTATTATGCAACCTTTCATGGCATTTGCGAGTGTTGATTTTCTTCACAAGTTGGGGTTTGGAGGTTACTCAAACGGAAGTTTGCTGATTGTCTGACATTCTGGGAAATCAACCCTTGTGACTTCCCCCAGTTCTGCTATTGCATTGGagggttttctgtgtttttagTGGTAGCGCAGCATTCCCAGATTGAGCTTACCGGAAATTTGATGAGTACTTGCAAGCAGATGGTTTGATTTGTCTTATTTTATTGCTTGTTGGAAATAATTGCATTCTTCCTCTGATGAAAAGCTCCTCAAGTTTCACCGTATTGATTCTGGTTGCTGGACTTGTTGGGTGAAAGCTTTTCTCTTGTTGGACCTGCTCTCTTATTGTTTTTTACTGTTTCAGATATCCATTCATGGTTTTCATTTTCTTGGTGTAGGACTGTTGTACCACCTGTTCAGAGGAGGGCTAAGAATGGAGGTTTTGCAGCAAAGGTATTCTTCTATCTCAATGGAAGTCACATTTTCATGATTTAAAGCATTTGAATGAATCGCATGTTACACAAGTAATTCTGTATTGATGTCAATTGGCAATTTTTATCTTTGTAGCCACGCCAGCACCAGCCGCAACGGCAACAAGAAGGGAATGTAGTTACAAAGCAAAGGCCTCATACACTGGATTCGTTGTTTGCCAATATGAAAAAAGAGCGAATGAATGGTCCTGCACAACGTAACGGCAGCAGTCGACAAAGAATGCCATGGAGAAGAGGCCGATTTGGCAACTGATGGTGTTGTGAGACGTAGTATTCCCCTCTGCTGCTGGACAAGCTGTTCAGCTTCTTCTATCTCGTCTTTTTTGGGCATGATAGATGCTTGTTTTTCTTACTTTCGCCATGAAAATAAACTCGCTTATGCGAACATTTTACGTGAGAAAGTGACAGTTCAGTTGTATAGTGATTTTCCTTAGTTTTCTATTTGCTCGTGGACTGTACCCCTTGAGAATTGATACAAATAGGGTTGTTCATTTTGTTAGTTCTGTTAAATTTTTAACCGATATTATTGAGCTTGTAGTGCGCAAAGGTTCGGTAATACCGGTCATTTTCAGTTCAAAATATAGTCGATATTCCGGAAGTTTTTATTTCAATAGCAGGCTTTGAACAAGGGTTGGGTTATGCAAAATCTGAAagtattttgataaaaatataaagtCAAATATGTATTGGGCTTTCATCTATCATTTATGCTAATAGCTATGTTTTTAAACttagtatttattttaaaaatacataaatacctttattaatatttaaatcatgatactaaagtaaatattaaaaatatgttttaaagttatttatatttatatttataaattcactaaaaaaagaatataatgataataaaagaaatgcatatatataattattagatattaaaaataatatatattcttaaaaaaactaaaaaatataatatgagtttatttaaacattattaaattaattatttacaaatatgaataaatttaattaaaatgtaGAATATATTTTCATTCGAGATGTGTTTTAAGTAATTATGTACAataataaaaccataatttcaaacTTAATCCGACTTCACTCATAAAAACTTTTATTCCACGATATTGTTTGGAGTAGTGAATAGTGATTTAAGGCTGATTCGTGTTGTGGGCTTATAGGTTGTTCACAGAGGCTCATTTAGCTAACACTAAACAATCCCAAAAGGCCAAAAGGCCCATACCAAAAACTGAAAGGGCTAAAAGTACACCTACACCCCCTGCTCCTTCAACTACCCTTAATGCCGCCAATTGCCGCCCTGTTCTCGTCTTGTCTCTGCCTCCCTGTGAAACAAAACTATAAACTAGTTTCCATGGGAGTTCCTATCTGGTCCAGATATCAAATAATGTAATACAAATTTGTATAATGTTTAAGCAAATTATATCGCCATGGGGGTGTAGCTCATATGGTAGAGCGCTCGCTTCGCATGCGAGAGGCACGGGGTTCGATTCCCCGCACCTCCAATTTTTTCTTTTGCGAGGAACTTTCTTCTCTAATTTTTACATCTAATAATCACTCAGAGGCAAAGCGCAGAGAAAATGGACGGAGAAACCAGAGAGACGATAGAGAAAACGATGATGAATCAACAACTATTGGAAGAAGCCGACTTGAATGTGATGACCGAGAACAAGCTTCGACAAATAGCTTCTCACAAACTGCAACTTAACCTCTCCCACCCCATTTGAAACAATCTACTGGCCGGTATTCCAAAGCAAATATACTAATCATTTTGGCAGTTGAAACAATCTCTGTGTGTCCTGTGCTTGATCATAGAATATTCTAGTTTGAAGTGTTGCATGGTTGAACTTGATTCGCAGTTTTAACATCTTCTTGTGCTATCAATTCGCTTGCTGTAACAATGCTAAGCCGAAGCTGTGAGGAAGATGAAGTGTTGAATGTAACAATGCCTTCAAGAAGAATATGCCGAACGTCGAGAAAGCTGTGAGGAAGATGGAGTCACAGACCATGGGAGAGCATGGTTTGGGGACTGATCGTGAAGCCCTCTTTGTGTAATTATGAGCCCCAAGCTAACCTCGGTATCAATGGCATCATTGGCATGACAGCTTCGTTCATGTCGCCTTTTCCATTT
This is a stretch of genomic DNA from Gossypium arboreum isolate Shixiya-1 chromosome 11, ASM2569848v2, whole genome shotgun sequence. It encodes these proteins:
- the LOC108453350 gene encoding uncharacterized protein LOC108453350, which codes for MAAKPLTSEAIALAEKKMDMTLDDIIKMSKTSSNKTKKQRRVLNKGPKPFSNAAKAKALKVRQYMDSRSSVRQGVLAQRRSNIPGNQFPLAAEAARRAAVAPVRIKNVNGVRVANLNKPRTVVPPVQRRAKNGGFAAKPRQHQPQRQQEGNVVTKQRPHTLDSLFANMKKERMNGPAQRNGSSRQRMPWRRGRFGN